The Nitrospinaceae bacterium genome has a window encoding:
- a CDS encoding mandelate racemase/muconate lactonizing enzyme family protein, which translates to MKITKIEASRHIVPNDVPLLDKQLPWALIFVRVETDSGITGYGLTGAIQQNAVREHINSELAPLLIGEDPLAHERLWHKCFYRHDPRYQGGTFSAAQSAVDIALWDIKGKHFGEPIWRLLGGADATVPAYVTFGLGEYSRDQLAIAARSWLNEGFTRLKMVVGADRDNVDVDEDAARVRRVREEIGEGPEILIDSNYKMPYHQALELCKKVEDCGIGWFEEPIWGNDPKLLAQLRRHTSIPIVAGQNESSKWRHRELLVNESIDMAQPNVAYVGGFTEGAKVAAMAQAFNLPIANGGGWPHINAHLQAGMDNGTRVEFHLLMWRALNQIFIDPPQPENGSYTLPLTPGLGLEPNEDILKSTIVS; encoded by the coding sequence ATGAAAATCACCAAGATCGAGGCCAGCCGGCATATTGTCCCGAACGATGTGCCGCTTCTAGACAAACAGCTTCCCTGGGCCCTGATTTTTGTCCGGGTCGAAACCGATTCAGGCATCACCGGCTACGGCCTCACCGGCGCGATACAACAAAACGCCGTGCGCGAGCACATCAACTCCGAGCTTGCCCCGCTGCTCATCGGTGAGGACCCGCTGGCCCACGAGCGTCTCTGGCACAAATGCTTCTACCGCCACGACCCACGCTACCAAGGAGGCACCTTCTCGGCGGCCCAGAGCGCGGTGGACATCGCCCTTTGGGACATCAAGGGCAAACATTTTGGCGAGCCCATTTGGCGGCTGCTTGGCGGCGCCGATGCAACAGTCCCGGCATACGTCACCTTCGGATTGGGAGAATACTCCCGCGATCAACTCGCCATCGCCGCACGAAGCTGGCTCAACGAGGGGTTTACCCGCCTCAAGATGGTTGTCGGCGCCGACCGCGACAACGTGGATGTGGACGAGGATGCCGCCCGCGTGCGCCGGGTCCGCGAGGAGATTGGCGAGGGGCCTGAAATATTGATCGACTCGAACTACAAGATGCCCTACCACCAGGCCCTTGAGCTTTGTAAAAAAGTTGAAGATTGCGGCATCGGCTGGTTTGAGGAGCCGATCTGGGGCAACGACCCCAAACTCCTCGCCCAGCTCCGGCGGCATACTTCGATTCCGATTGTGGCCGGGCAAAACGAGAGCTCAAAATGGCGCCACCGCGAACTGTTGGTGAACGAGTCCATCGACATGGCCCAGCCCAATGTGGCCTACGTTGGGGGCTTCACCGAGGGGGCCAAAGTCGCCGCCATGGCCCAGGCCTTCAACCTTCCCATCGCCAACGGGGGCGGCTGGCCGCACATCAACGCCCATCTTCAGGCCGGGATGGACAACGGCACGCGGGTCGAGTTCCACCTGCTCATGTGGCGCGCCTTGAATCAGATTTTCATCGACCCACCTCAGCCCGAAAATGGCTCCTACACCCTGCCCCTGACGCCGGGGCTAGGCCTAGAGCCAAATGAAGATATTTTGAAGAGCACGATCGTAAGCTAA
- a CDS encoding SDR family oxidoreductase: MDMELKGKCALVGGSSQGIGHAVARGLAQEGASVALCARRPEVLEKAAEKLRAETGSKITTVAADLSKPEDCERAAAEAVEALGGLDVLVNNVGQIKLAGIEELSDTDWHTEIERNVMSAIRCARAAWPHLKKSSQGRVVNITGLAGKQVYLPGDMATSLTKASLNSFTKTLAHEGAQFGILVNNVCPGPIETEGMPERLEWIAERLGGTIEDAWKNRENASILKRLGQPEEVANVAVFLASARASFVTGVTVEVGGGSAHYI; this comes from the coding sequence GTGGATATGGAATTGAAGGGAAAATGCGCCCTCGTGGGGGGATCGAGCCAGGGAATCGGACACGCTGTGGCCAGGGGGCTGGCGCAAGAGGGCGCTAGCGTTGCGCTATGCGCGAGGCGGCCCGAGGTGCTGGAGAAGGCGGCCGAAAAACTCCGGGCCGAGACGGGCTCAAAAATAACGACAGTTGCCGCTGACTTGAGCAAACCCGAGGATTGCGAGCGAGCGGCGGCAGAGGCCGTAGAGGCGCTAGGCGGGCTCGACGTTCTCGTCAACAACGTGGGACAGATTAAGCTCGCAGGCATCGAGGAGTTATCCGACACAGACTGGCACACTGAAATCGAGCGCAACGTAATGAGCGCGATTCGCTGCGCGCGAGCGGCATGGCCGCATCTAAAAAAATCGAGCCAGGGCCGCGTCGTCAACATCACCGGGCTTGCCGGAAAGCAGGTCTACCTTCCCGGCGACATGGCCACCTCGCTGACAAAAGCCTCGCTCAACAGCTTTACCAAAACCCTCGCGCACGAGGGGGCCCAGTTCGGCATCCTGGTCAACAACGTTTGCCCGGGGCCTATCGAGACCGAAGGGATGCCCGAGCGACTCGAATGGATAGCCGAGCGCCTCGGCGGCACGATAGAGGACGCCTGGAAAAACAGGGAGAATGCCTCGATTTTAAAACGCCTGGGCCAGCCCGAGGAGGTGGCAAACGTCGCCGTCTTCCTCGCCTCGGCTCGGGCAAGCTTCGTCACCGGGGTGACGGTAGAGGTTGGCGGCGGCTCGGCGCACTACATCTAA